In Paroedura picta isolate Pp20150507F chromosome 12, Ppicta_v3.0, whole genome shotgun sequence, one DNA window encodes the following:
- the RETSAT gene encoding all-trans-retinol 13,14-reductase — protein MWVYLAALGALLLALYKVLGGRRRSANPFPADCTRPPAPLVTDKDARSRVLKRAFSQDRVPDRLDAIVIGSGYGGLAAAVVLSKAGQRVLVLEKHGKAGGCCHTFSKKGFEFDVGIHYIGDMDENSISRTIVDQLTDGQLQWAKMDSPYDVVILGDPENGKKYCMYSGQKEHVNGLKKEFPDETVAIDKFMMLVKKTTRGNSHITLVKMLPVPLVRFLHSAGLLSLISPFYRMASKSVSEVVSGLTRNADLKAVFSYIFPTYGVSPRESSFPLHAIIYDHYLRGAWYPQGGASEIPFHSIPIIERAGGAVLTKAPVQSILVDSQGKACGVSVKKGQDTMNIFAPVVISDAGIFNTYERLLPEKLRTLPGIQRQLSMVQHGVGGFSVFIGLRGSKEELGLEAKNHYVYRQNNLDEAFISYINSSRETAAKIVPFVYVSSPSAKDPLWEKKHPGKSTLIILTVARYEWFEEWKEEQVSKRAAEYEELKNTFVEAMMEVVYGIYPEVKDKVEYVSAGTPLSNKHYIAAPQGEFYGADQCLSRMQAEVIAAIRPRTAVPNLYLTGQDVLIGGFMGALHSALLCASAVLQRNVYINLFQLHRKIKVNNSKKKN, from the exons ATGTGGGTGTACCTGGCCGCCCTCGGCGCGCTCCTCCTGGCGCTCTACAAAGTGCTCGGCGGACGGCGCCGCTCTGCGAACCCCTTCCCGGCAGACTGCACGCGCCCGCCCGCGCCTCTGGTGACCGACAAGGACGCGCGCAGCAGGGTCCTCAAGCGAG CATTCTCCCAGGACAGGGTTCCTGACCGCTTGGATGCCATTGTCATCGGGAGTGGCTATGGAGGCCTGGCTGCAGCGGTGGTCCTCTCCAAAGCCGGCCAGCGTGTGCTGGTCCTGGAGAAGCATGGGAAGGCAGGGGGCTGCTGCCACACTTTCAGTAAGAAGGGCTTTGAGTTTGACGTAG GTATCCATTATATCGGGGATATGGATGAGAATTCTATTTCACGTACAATTGTTGACCAACTCACGGATGGACAACTCCAGTGGGCAAAGATGGACTCTCCCTACGATgtggtcattctgggagatcccgaAAACGGCAAGAAGTATTGCATGTACAGCGGGCAGAAGGAACACGTTAACGGCTTGAAGAAAGAGTTTCCGGATGAAACTGTTGCTATTGACAAATTCATGATGCTTGTAAAG AAAACTACCAGAGGAAATAGCCACATCACTTTAGTGAAAATGCTTCCAGTGCCCTTGGTCAGGTTTCTGCACTCTGCTGGCTTGCTGAGCTTGATCTCTCCATTCTATAGGATGGCATCCAAAAGTGTTTCCGAAGTTGTTTCTGGGCTCACAAGAAATGCGGATTTGAAAGCAGTGTTCAGCTACATCTTCCCTACCTATG GAGTGAGTCCGAGAGAGTCCAGCTTCCCTCTGCATGCCATCATTTACGATCACTACTTGAGAGGCGCCTGGTATCCTCAAGGGGGAGCCAGTGAGATTCCATTCCACTCCATCCCCATCATTGAACGGGCTGGAGGGGCCGTCCTGACCAAGGCACCTGTCCAGAGCATTTTGGTGGACTCCCAAGGGAAAGCCTGTG GTGTAAGTGTCAAGAAAGGGCAGGACACCATGAATATATTTGCTCCTGTTGTGATTTCGGATGCTGGGATCTTCAACACCTACGAGCGGCTCTTGCCAGAGAAGCTACGAACTTTGCCAG GTATTCAGAGGCAGCTGTCCATGGTGCAGCATGGGGTCGGAGGGTTCAGTGTCTTCATAGGACTCAGAGGCTCCAAGGAGGAATTGGGACTGGAAGCTAAGAACCACTATGTCTACAGGCAGAACAACTTGGATGAAGC GTTCATATCGTACATTAATTCATCAAGAGAAACTGCTGCAAAGATTGTTCCTTTTGTCTATGTGTCCTCTCCGTCAGCTAAGGACCCCCTTTGGGAGAAGAAGCACCCAG GCAAATCTACCCTGATCATCCTGACAGTGGCCAGATACGAGTGGTTTGAGGAGTGGAAGGAAGAGCAAGTCTCCAAGAGGGCAGCGGAGTACGAGGAGCTTAAAAATACTTTTGTGGAGGCGATGATGGAAGTCGTTTACGGGATTTATCCTGAAGTAAAAGACAAG GTTGAGTATGTCTCTGCAGGGACTCCTCTTTCCAACAAGCATTACATAGCTGCTCCACAGGGAGAGTTCTATGGGGCAGACCAGTGCTTATCTCGCATGCAGGCTGAAGTCATCGCTGCCATCAGACCTCGGACCGCCGTCCCGAACCTCTACCTGACGG GTCAAGATGTTCTCATCGGAGGCTTTATGGGAGCCCTGCATAGTGCCCTGCTCTGTGCTTCTGCCGTCCTGCAACGCAACGTCTACATCAACCTTTTCCAGTTGCACCGCAAAATCAAAGTCAATAACTCCAAAAAGAAAAACTGA
- the LOC143821872 gene encoding caspase-3-like translates to MANQRKNRALVIVNFDFYRSPAQERLPARPGAKKEADRLFKALSDCNYTVELRYDLTAKQICRLYEKECNEDHGDCFVSILSSHGEEGVIFDCKGQPVELTQIYKALSPPGSHKLAGKPKILFIQACRGQEIDPGVWLQTDSAEAQTDYISHYLSVPEDTTVMFACSPGYAAFINCWESAFLKALLKLLEGENRQRELTRLMTWINREVAFNFEAKGKHSGGKEMPCFVTKMVRDVYPFSSQRTVSSRQ, encoded by the exons ATGGCCAACCAAAGAAAGAACAGGGCTCTGGTCATTGTGAATTTTGACTTCTATAGAAGCCCAGCCCAAGAGAGGCTCCCGGCTAGACCCGGAGCAAAGAAGGAAGCAGACAGGCTCTTCAAAGCATTGTCCGACTGCAATTACACCGTGGAATTGCGTTATGACTTGACAGCCAAGCAAATATGCAGACTTTATGAGAAAG AGTGCAATGAAGATCATGGAGACTGCTTCGTCAGTATCCTGTCCAgccatggagaggaaggggtcaTATTTGACTGCAAAGGACAGCCAGTTGAGCTGACACAGATTTACAAAGcgctttctccaccagggagcCATAAACTGGCTGGAAAACCCAAAATCTTATTCATACAG GCCTGCCGTGGACAGGAAATTGATCCAGGTGTGTGGCTGCAGACGGACAGTGCTGAAGCACAAACAGACTATATCTCACACTATCTTTCTGTCCCAGAAGATACTACAGTCATGTTTGCTTGTAGTCCAG GCTATGCGGCTTTTATCAATTGTTGGGAATCCGCGTTCCTCAAGGCTTTACTGAAGTTACTAGAAGGAGAGAACCGTCAACGTGAACTTACCCGTCTAATGACCTGGATTAACCGGGAAGTTGCGTTTAATTTCGAGGCCAAGGGAAAACACAGCGGTGGTAAAGAGATGCCTTGCTTTGTCACTAAAATGGTGAGAGATGTTTACCCCTTCTCTTCGCAAAGGACGGTAAGTTCTAGGCAGTAG